The Sminthopsis crassicaudata isolate SCR6 chromosome 5, ASM4859323v1, whole genome shotgun sequence genome contains the following window.
tgatgctaAGGGGGGGGGGTGACCTACCCCACAGTCAACACTAGCCTTTAATGATGGCATGGTACCAATGGAAATAATGCTGGATTTCTGCCCAAGTGTTCTGATACCAAGTCCTCTATCTCACACATACAACCCATGTTCTAGAACAAGTTCAGAGTGGTCTGCTTCTAACCTATTTTGTCCTGAGTTCTGACTTAGGGCCAAAGACTGGGTATATACTGGGTGCTGATGTTGTAGTTGTTAATCAccttgggaataaaaagaaaataacatgggAGATTACCTTTACCAGCATATGAACCAGAGCTCCTTGAAGAAACCTGAGGTTCAATGAGGAGTCCATGCCAGAAAAAGGATCATTGCTTTTGCCTGCATAAATCACAGCACCTCAAATGCCAGCTGTACAGTTTTAGATTTTCATTTGGTATTACAGAATTGTAGAAGATGTGGGCAATCATTTGTAGTGTAGTTAACCTTAATTGCTCCTTGTATAATaagatgaaagtttaaaaaacagtTGTCCAATGTTTAGCCTATAGAAGAATTCCCAGTAAGTGGTAGTAGTAACTTTCACTTCAAGCAGTTCTTAATCATTCTTATTCTGTCTAGCCACTTTGTTGGAAGGAAAGCAAGTAAAGGTCAAGCAGTATTTAATATTAGCATAGTCCATGCAGGATATTAATTTCACTGTAATTGCTTCCATCTTCTTAATCATCCATGTTCATAGCCTTTTCTCTTATTAACAGTTCCCATTAATTGAACCTCAGTGAGCCTGGTGTAGAGTGTTCAGAGAGCACTGGCAACTTTGGTATGAAAGCCActaagcccttttcagggctccTTATCTACTTCTGGCGTCCCTCTTCAGCCAACTCTCaactgtggctccaagaagctgtaacatgCAGGGCAGCCACAGCCCAGTAAAGTTGGCAGATGAGCTAAACCAGATTGAAGGTAACTATCACTGAATTAGAAAGATATGAAGCCTTCCAatgggatggatggatgaaaatTTGTAATGGCTGTAAGGTGACATTCAACAGACTCTGTGGAGCACTTAAGGCATGGTCAGACTGTGCAAGATCATTCGCTgcatcctgactttttttttttttatcttaattgcTAATTCACGAGCATCATTGTCTTGTCTTGATATCTTTGACATTCACCTTTCAGTCCATTCACAACTAGTCCCAAGATGACACTAATCCTAATGGTATCttttgggaaggaagggaagcccaggtttgaattcaaatccagattatttttatgttatcaGCATTCAGCACTAAACCTCTCAGCCTCTTTGCCTTCTTTGTAATAATATATATAGCTTAAatctaaaatacaatataattaaaaggggggggggagtggcTCTTAACCTTATTACAAATGTActcaaaagctagaaaaacttgTAGAATTGACTTCTTCCaaacaatttccttatttgtaagttAGAAATATAAGGGAGATTCCAGCAAGTCAGGAATGATAAACTTTCACTAATTTAAGGAATGAATGAAGATTAAAGGGAGAAAGCAATTCCTCCCTTAAGAGCTTTCTTATCTAAGACAAGGGGTGAAATGGTTTTTGAGATAGCATGTTGTATGACATCAGCAAAAGTATCATGCCATATAGGCAGGTACTTTTGTGCTGCTAACTTGAATTATTGTCAGAATTAAAGCCCTTAGTGTTAAAAATTTTGGATacttttctttgcttcagttATTCAGTCAAAAAAATTAAGCATGGTTGTGTGTCAGTTGTAGGGATTAGGAAAAGCTCCATGTTGGAAGATTAAGATGTAATCTATGGAACAGGTATGGATAAGGGAATATGTTTTAGAGTTATGTTTTTGGCAAAACTACAATATGGTAGTGTCTTGGACTAGGCTAGAGACCAGTATGTTAATTTTGGCTGGTAAGTCCCTTAaagttttcctatctataaaataggaataatgatatTCCAAAGAGAGGTACAGAGATGGCTAACTAATTACTTTGAATAATACTAAGAGATGAAATACtttagtgctttaaaaaaaaaaatcaggtatgttaggttgtttttgttgctttgttttttaatatgtagGTATGTATTCTTGTTTAACTGGATTCCCAAGGAGGGAAGTCTGTTCTTTTTTAGGCAAGGGGAATAGTTTACATGTTAGTTGCATGTAGTGTCTTTTTctctcacatacatatatatatatatacatacatatacatatacatatatatatatatatatatatatatatatattgtataagaattgtttaaatgtttgattgattCACTTAAAAgctttactttttgttctaataGGTGCTGTTAGTGAGTAGCAGTCGGTATCCAGATCAATGGATTGTTCCTGGTGGAGGAATGGAGCCTGAGGAAGAGCCAGGTGGAGCTGCAGTAAGAGAGGTCTATGAGGAGGTGAGTCCCAAGGATAGACCTAGGGGTTTAAAATATCTCCCCTCTCCTCCAGGGAATATTTTGTCTGTCCAGAAAAGTAAAGATGAGGTGTACAGGTTCTAGTTTACATTCTAGCCATCAGGTGATGGATAAGTCACACTCATACTCAGTTCCCCTGGGGAAAGGTGTAACAGTTGCCCTTGCCTGTATTACCTTGTTCTTTTGAGAAACAATTTACAAGCTTTTAGAGTGTTTGAGAAATGGAAATTCCCTAAGGCTTCTAGGAATAGCCAGTCTCATTTGACATAATCATAGAATGTGGCTATGAAACAAACTTAACTGAAAGTATAGGAATATAAAGACTATAGAGAGATTTCCTAAAGGAAGAaatcattgattttgtttttattttttaaagcaaacaagTTATAGCTATATTTAGTCACCATCACCTAATTTAGGTATATTTATTCTTACCTAGCAAAGCCAGGTGAAAGGTGAAATGCAGAGTATCTCAGAATATATTCTAAATGAAAGGATAATTGAGcctatttcattttataacagTATGAATGAAAACAATATCTTTGACATTTCACTCAAAGAACTAGTATTAACTTAGTTAAATAGAAGTACGAAATATTAGTGAAAAACTTCAATATGAAGTTCTGGTATTTTGAAAAGTtaacttattatttatttgtagGCTGGTGTCAGAGGAAAATTAGGCAGACTTCTGGGGATATTTGAGGTGAGTTCTAAAAATATCACTGTTCAGCtgcttaatgttttttaaattgctGTTTTCCTAACATACACAAATCATGAGTTTCTTCTTCAGGCCTAGTAGGGAAGAAGCTGCCACATTTCCAGCTTTGAAAAAATTGTTTCCAATTTGCAACCTGATGTTCTTTCTGAAGTACAAAATATAAGCATATCAAGGTTCTAGAGAGAAGTGAACTTATAATCCTTGTAGCTTTTGAAAATTCACATTGGGATCACAGACAACTATTCTGTAGCAAAGACAGACTAAAAACATAGCTAGATGAAGCAGTGATTACATTTGCAtgtcttaagaaaaagaaaattttgtcacCAAAAATTGTTAAACTCTATCTTGATCTAGGGTGAGCTTTCTAGTGTTTCATCAATGGGTGGCTGGGTTCTTGAAGACGGTGCCAGCAAAGTTATAAGCACTGACAGGTCTTAACCAAACCATAAGGGCTTCAAGGATGCACAAAGCAAATAAACCATGTCTTTTTCTGAAGACTAGCCAATTAAGATAATAACAAGGACTCCAAATTTAATTATAGCTATACCAACTCTAGAAGACCAAgttgcttaaaaataaaaaaaaaaaaaaaaaaagaagaaaaatggaatggaGATAATGGTCTAGCATACTTATTCCCCCAAATCACATCAGACTGAATTCTGATtaaattctataagaaactaaaagaactatataaaaagTTAGCCAGAAGCCTATAGGCAATAAAGAGACACATAGCTTCTTTGTGTCCTGAAAGCCAAGAGTacaggatctttttttttggtgggatgATCAACACAAAACCCAACCTTGTAAATACCCAGATTTTATAGGTGTTTTGGACCCTGGAACTAAATGATGTTTAGACCTGTTGTAGTCCCAATATTTGATGATAGGGAAGGAGAGTGgaaaattaagcatttattatatggcACTGAGCTAAatgtatttacaaatatttcaagATGGGGAGAATTGAGAAGCTGATATTTTTGGGGAAAGTGGGCATCAGTTAACTCAATTTGTTAAAAGAACCCTAAAGCCCTGGATCTTAAAGCATGTGTTTGTCTTTGAGATTCACAcctgaataattaaaatattgataatttaAAACCAAGTAAGCAGGATCTTCATGGACAGGAACTCTTAGGTAGGAAGCttcattaatttattgatttgtgAAACTTTTACTGGACAAAATTAGAAATAAGTGCTGGTTGCCTGAATAAAAATATCCAGCCTATGTTGTTGGGAATGGGTTCATGTCATAATCTTAAGAATCAAAATAGTTACTAAAAGCTGTTAGCATAGTTCTTAGATGTCTCTAGTTAACCCTTGTGCAAAAGCTCTTATACAGATTTAACAGTGTTTGAACTATTCAATTATTTGGCCCAAAGGATCTGCTATTCATGTACCAGGTTTAGTGAATGACCACTTTTCTGTGTAACAGAAAAATCAGTTAGATTTCCAAGACTCCATCACTAGGTCTGAGTTTGGGAGCCTTTCCAGAGGTCTGCTTCGTTAGCTAAAGTGCCTCCCCTTCTTTACCTAATGATTGTGGCCACTACCTTAAAAGTACACGGTAACATTTCAGAACACTGAAAACATTTAACAGTGCTAAGAGAAGAGACTGTTCAACTAAGACGTGAAACTAGCATACTTCTCTCTGAGGACCTTTTCATTTAGTCATGAGGACTTGCTTAAATAGCTGCTCCTTAGATTGTATCATGACATGCTTATACTTGAATGTTGAAATAACTCCATCTTCTGGTAAATGTTGGAAGTTGACTTTGTTCAGGTTAAGCCTTTTAGTGTGTAATATTGGTAAGTACTAGGAATTTTTGTAGATTCTCTCTCACTATTTATTATTTGCTAATTCAGAAAATAGTTCATATCTCTTTTCATAGAAAGTTGCTATTTTAACAAACTCCACATTGTACTGTAATGAAGGGTTTTTTGAACACTTCACATACTGATAGCCCATATGATTTTGTCATTGATTTGCTCTCACTGACACAGATTATAATCAGTTTTGTGGCGAAAGAATTTGTCACTGGAACCTCTGATAGATTTCTTTCATTTGTACTCCTCTGCCATGAACAAGAACCCTGGCAGAACAGAATTTAGAGATTATTGAAAGCAAAGTTAACAGCCACCTAGCCTTGACTACCAAGTGAAAGAATATTTTGAACCCAGTTCAATTAATAGTCAATAAAGACAAAATTTCATCAAAATCTTAATATTTCCATGACTCCTCACTGAGTGGTGGATGGACTCTGGTTGAAGACATTTTTTTGGACGTGGCCAATgcaaaaatttctttcttcttcttttcctatattcctttttctttaggttaaaaatattttgtcttttgtgaTGTGGATAAGGAAGTTTCACATGCCATTAAAGTTCTTCAGTGTCATAAACCTTTGGAAAAACTGAAGTTGAGCTGCTCACCAACAGAAATTGGTGATTTTTagttaactggaaaaaaaaaatcataaccatAGTTTAAATAAATACTCTGATACTTGTCTATGCAGtgacttagaaaaagaaaaaagaatgactaAATACTGTTTGCATCAGAGACAAGAAAATTAAATCCAACATTTTTGAAATCTGATTTTCTTacatgatagattttttttttcctcctggggAGTTTGCAATGAGACAATATTGGCTTCACTCTTGTTTTTTATGCCCTAGTTGCGATCTCTTTTTGATACGTTAGTAGACTTCTAACTTGATAAAGTATGAATTATCTAAAAGTCTCTAAATGGTCTGTAAGGCTTAGGTCCCGTTATAGGAAGATGGTGGCCTTGTCCTTTCCTGTACCACCTCATGTGACTTTGGGCTTCAGTTGCGTGAtgatttatacattttttatttctctcatcaagatcattaaaaagtaaatatatacctgtttatttttaattttgatgacttaatgttttataatgttattattgttaaatattgTATGATAGTTAAAACATGAGCCTGTAGATTAAAATGTCATCTTTTTCATATTCAAGCAGAATCAAGACCGTAAGCATCGCACTTATGTTTATGTTCTTACTGTCACTGAAATATTGGAAGACTGGGAGGATTCTGTTAACAtaggtaaatatttttaaaattcctccaCTTCTtaatctcttaaaatatttttttttccctcctgaggctggggttaagtgacttgcccagggtcacacagctaggaagtgttatgtgtcagccagatttgaactcgggttctcctgaattcagtgctagtgctctatctactgcgccacctagctgccccttaaaatatttttttaaggagcAAATAGAATTGACTTTCATGGTACCCATGAGCTAATTCCAAAATTTAGTTTGATTAAAGTCATGATGGGACTTTTTTTGGGAGGATTAAAGGTAGTGAATGACTGTATCTGAAttgctgttaatttttttttttttagttatctcTCATATCTATGTTTTCAGAGTGCATATCATTTAATATTTGGAGCTGCTTTAGTCAAATCATCTATCATATAACTGAAGCATCcatatatttaagaaagaatCTTCGTGTTTTAATAGGCCAGTTGACTTTACATGCTGTGATAGGCTGAAAGTATGAGAATAAAATACAttgtttaaatgttattttagCTGGGCTCCTGACTTTAAAAGCCATTAAAATCTATGGATCATGTGCAGTAAAAAAATGTTGCAATTTTAGGTAATTAAGCACTCTGCCAACAGATGTTTTGGGGCCCTATTTTTTGCTTCTACCTGCCAGGTTCTGGCCATCTTCACCTTCACCTTCACCTTCATTCATTTAGGTTCCATATGAAATGAcccagagttttaaaaaaaaaatttattataaactcCTTTTACATTATAGTTAACAGCCATAGTTTAAAGGTTATTCCTTTTGATACTTCAAATTCTGAGGAATTGGTTCTGTTGATCATTAGGCagcattgaacttttttttttctcagtaatattctatttttccaaatacaagatagtttgcagcattcatttttgtaaaactttgtgttccagatttttctccaccTCTCCAttatcttccctctcccccaaaaaaacaatttgatataggttaaacatgcacatttttaaaaaatatatttttctatatctgtcatgtgcaaaaaaaaaaatttaagggtgAAAATGCTAGAGGCATTGAATTCTATTAAATTGATTTGATGGGGACAAACCAGTTAAAATGAGTTTTTTAATagttctaatatatatatatatacacacacaataatgtgtttgggttttgtttggtttttttttaggaagaaagagagaatggtTCAAGGTTGAAGATGCCATCAAAGTTCTTCAGTGTCATAAACCCGTGCATGCtgagtatttggaaaaattgaagTTGGGCTGCTCACCAACCAATGGAAATTCCATGGTTCCCACCCTTCCAGACAACAATTCTTTGTATGTAACTTCTGCACAGACTTCGGGGTTGCCATCTTCTGTAAGATAAATATCTAGGTGACCATACCCAGTTTCACAGGGAGAAGTCTTCTGTATTTGACATCCACATGTTTAAACTGCCTGAATTGTCATAATGCTGTGTATTCAGGcagttttcatatttttcagATGCTTtgaaatatttccctttttctttgacaGTGTAAAAATATTTCAGTAAACCAAAGccatatggaattttttttttaagatgcctTAACTGTGTGCCCTCTCCCTTTcctgaaatacatttttatttttgtttttttcagactGCTCTGCATTCTGGTTTTCACACCAACTTACCTAGTATGGTAGtctgaagttttttgttttgttttgtttttgtttttaaaggaagtcAAGGGGAGAGATGACTGGGTACTTTCCTAAAAGCAATGACCCATTGAAAACAAGCCTTCtatatagtgggtttttttttagattttagagctaatttcaaaatattaaaatgtttatagtgCCATTTTGTTCAGATAGCCCTCCTGTTTACTTGGAAATTAGAGAGAGAAGATGTGTATTAAACACCATTTCTCTGCTATTAGAGGGTATTGTTTTGTGTACATGTGGTATCTTTTCCCTCCTTAAGATTCAAACAATTTTTTCCAGTGCTGAGTATAGATGACATTTCATTATGAGATACCACTATGATAAGACATACACtctggaaataaataaaataggctCATGAAAAACAGCATTAAGATTCACCATCAACCTCCTTTTTGTGCAGAATTTCCTAGATAAAGCATGTTAGTATTTttaatgggggggaaaaaaaaccttcttGATACAATTAGTCATTTTCATGATGAACTGCTTTTCATTTGGTTTGTTTCATTAATCCACTGCTAACAAATAGCACACTGGCATCAAGTTCAAATACTTTCTCATTCAGTTTCTGCCATTCCTTTTAGTCCCTGGCCAcctcttcattatttttcctggCAATCAATAACcaacagaatttaaaaatatccAGGTATATGATGGAGAGCTTACCTCGTTAAAGAACCTTTTAAATGTTCTACAAAACCCCTCAAATTTCACTCCCAATAAAAATTTAGGAGTGGGACACTTTTgcatttcttcatttggaaaaagaTTATGATTGAgagtttttaagttcttttcacTCTCAAAACTTTTAACATACCTAAAACCAAGGGTCCCATCTAAATGCAAATACCTCTAGCCTAATCTGGTCAGAACTGAGGTTTTAAGTTTAAAGCATTTTGAAGAGATGTGGGGttaaaaatcattctataaaCATTTGTAAATATTCTAAATGGTAAATAGTGAGTGTAAAGTGGAAAGTCCATGTAATTTAAACACTTTGTTGTTCAGTATACAAATCGTTAACCTACTTTTAAAACACAATTGTgtaaaatgctgctataaattaAAATTGAGTGCTGTTACACTTTTAGGAATTATTGGTGCCACAGTTTGAAATGAGATCTTGTGCCATTCAAACACACCGATCTTAAGTACAAGTTCTAACTCACATGAAAATAGGTTTTGAAAATGTATTACTGCTAACCAAAAGAAATGACGAAAGTAGAAAATGAACATTTGGAGAATTTCCTATTCCAAATTATGTAACTTGATTGAGAAATGTTATTTCTCCTTGTACAGGAAGTtaaacatcttaaaaaaaaaaaaaaaaaaaccaaaaaacacatTCTGGGCAAACCCTTTCAATCCCataaattgacttagaaaaatttCATGGGCTAGATGTTTCTCAGAGTAACTTAGTCATTTGAGAAGTTTCTTTGAATTACAAACAGCCAAAAGAAACtggatttttgttttatggaCTCAATGTTTGTACATAAAACTACTCCCACTTAACATTCTATGACActggggattttaaaaaaagcttgtACATGGTATTCTTAGAGGTAATAATGCATGCTCTTATTTTGTAACTCAAACTATGTAtttgataaaaatgtaaaaatgtacaGTATTGATGTTAACCAACTCCTAAGAGTTGTtagcttataaatattttgttgtataatTTTTTTGGTCAGCACATTTGGGCTTTAGTAGTGCCATATTTGGATTCCTTAATGCCATTCAGTGTACAGATCTCTTTAGTCTCTATGCAACttgcaaattttcttttaattagtttTGATTCCTAATGCTTCTCTTTGTATAATTTAACAGAACATTTTACAGTTGTcatatttcaaagtaaaatgttATCACCACAGCATTGGTTCTTGTTAAATAGTTCAGACCAGTTTAGCAAAATCACATTCATAAAATCCTGAGGAGAAATAGCTTTCTCTGGGTACAGAAGCAGCTGAAGACACCTTTAGCCCAAACAGAGATGAGCTACATGTAGTGAAGTGGCTGAATGTTCTCTTTCATCCCCATCCTCTAAActacattctattttttaaaacattgttctCATATAGTAGGCCAGTTAGTCATTCATTGGTACATTACCTGTGGTCTTCTTGCATAAAGGTTCACAAGTGATCCTTGTTCCCTGAATTATCTTGGAGTGGGCAGGATGCCTTTTTAGGATTAGAAATAAAGCTAATTTATAGAAAAAGACTATTAGTAATTTTGATTTGTTGACATTAGGAGAAAGCGGTTTTCTGCCCGTTTTGTAAAGGACAATTGAAGTTTCCCAGCTGGGTAAGTGCCATACTTGTTAACACTTAAGAACTTGGAATGCCGGAGACCACTAAGGCAGTAATCTTGGGGCCATATATATGGACCAGGACCAGGATTGGCCTAATGTGGAATTTTTCAAGAAAAGTCTGTTCTGTTGACAACCACCACTTATTATAAAGAAGCAAACTAAGGAAACAAAAGgctgtaaacatttttaattgttCTGCATGGTTTTCTTTTGAAGATTGGTGTAAGAATTTTGACTTTTTATATTTGAGATAAAAtatcagaataaaaattaaataaaagttgtGTGGCTGAGGTACTTACATTTAGAATTTTATAGTTACAGCCAATTCCTATCttttatgcttattttcttttggcTAATCATACACAGCTCTGATAattcaattctaaacatatttactgtaaatcagtgttttgttttgaaaataaaagactttggGCAAAGGGGGAGGTATTCTTTTAAAGTATAGCTGCTATGTAGAAGGGGAGGGgcaacaaaataagtaaaaatagagTAAATGTATCTTTGCCCTCATGTCGATTAGATATATTTTTAGAGTTGTAGCAACTATCCCAACCCTCTTTTGTGAAAGGAAGCTACTACTTCACTAGCTACTTGTGGGAGTGAAATTACATTGCAGAGGAGCAAAAAGGCCAAAGTATTGAAAGGCTAGCTTTCCCAATAATGGATGGTGTGACTACACTTTaaagtttttggattttttttatccaCAAAATGAGCAAGACAAACTAGCAGACTTCCTCATTTctggataaaagaaaagaaagattgggggaTTTCAGGACAACCTAACAAGGTTTCCATTCTCATTTCACCTTATTCTTCTGTACTGGAGAAGAAAAGTCTGACTTAATTTAGCTTTGAATTCCTACAAATTGTAGAGAGTTGGAAAATAAAGATCTGGATCTCCTTCAAGAAAACTTACTTGtggttgcttaaaaaaaaatactagctaATGCCAATATCAGCTGATTAGACGGGACAACATCAGTGCATAATGACATTAGTTCCTAATTCAGTTTTCCTGTATTTACAATTCCTAAATATCAACATCCCTAGGAAAATATGGCAGTAGTTAaggcccttccccctccccccaatcaaTCTGTGCTTTTAGTGTGTGACAACTTTTTCCTTTCAAAGATCTCCAGAAGATTGAGCCAAATAATGTACTTTATCCTGACACACATACTTAGTGCCTCATAACTTGCTTTTGAATGGTAGATACCTTCTTTACTACAATAAAAGATCTTTTGATTTATAAGTACTCAGTGCTATTTACTGTAACCTAGAGAGAACAGTTGTGTCCTCTCCTTTTATCTAGTGATTTCTccctattctcatttttatttatgccTTTAAAAAGCTAGTTTTCTAATATATTCCTGGAAGACTAATTCAGTAGCAAATAGAAGAGGGGCCACGAAATTGTAACTGACATAGCtgagtagtattttttttttactaaatattgcccattattttttaatgtagtttCCCATATTTGACATCTGTTTTGATTCTtcactgttttccagtttttgcttttatgtttaaaaactaaaatttcaaTGTTTCCCCACCCCCCCCCCTCTGCTCTCTCcacctggggagaaaaagaaagtcaaaattcTCATCAATATAGCCAAATAAAATGAATTCCCAGTTTGACCATTTATGTCTTATTCTGGATCCTGAGTCTGTTACCTGTCAGGAGTGGGTAGAATAGCATAACCTTGGCATTAAAATGGTCACCGCACTGCATTCATTTTACCCTGTGACAGATCATACAAGTTTTCAAAGGTTTAACATTCCTTTTAGTTTCTGGTTCTTTTCCACTAGAAGAGCATGTAGGATCTGTTGCTAGGTCAGAGGGGTATGCCCTAGTAggcaactttt
Protein-coding sequences here:
- the NUDT4 gene encoding diphosphoinositol polyphosphate phosphohydrolase 2 isoform X4 translates to MMKFKPNQTRTYDREGFKKRAACLCFRSEQEDEVLLVSSSRYPDQWIVPGGGMEPEEEPGGAAVREVYEEAGVRGKLGRLLGIFENQDRKHRTYVYVLTVTEILEDWEDSVNIGRKREWFKVEDAIKVLQCHKPVHAEYLEKLKLGCSPTNGNSMVPTLPDNNSLRKRFSARFVKDN
- the NUDT4 gene encoding diphosphoinositol polyphosphate phosphohydrolase 2 isoform X1 produces the protein MMKFKPNQTRTYDREGFKKRAACLCFRSEQEDEVLLVSSSRYPDQWIVPGGGMEPEEEPGGAAVREVYEEAGVRGKLGRLLGIFEQNQDRKHRTYVYVLTVTEILEDWEDSVNIGRKREWFKVEDAIKVLQCHKPVHAEYLEKLKLGCSPTNGNSMVPTLPDNNSLYVTSAQTSGLPSSVR
- the NUDT4 gene encoding diphosphoinositol polyphosphate phosphohydrolase 2 isoform X3, whose translation is MMKFKPNQTRTYDREGFKKRAACLCFRSEQEDEVLLVSSSRYPDQWIVPGGGMEPEEEPGGAAVREVYEEAGVRGKLGRLLGIFEQNQDRKHRTYVYVLTVTEILEDWEDSVNIGRKREWFKVEDAIKVLQCHKPVHAEYLEKLKLGCSPTNGNSMVPTLPDNNSLRKRFSARFVKDN
- the NUDT4 gene encoding diphosphoinositol polyphosphate phosphohydrolase 2 isoform X2, translated to MMKFKPNQTRTYDREGFKKRAACLCFRSEQEDEVLLVSSSRYPDQWIVPGGGMEPEEEPGGAAVREVYEEAGVRGKLGRLLGIFENQDRKHRTYVYVLTVTEILEDWEDSVNIGRKREWFKVEDAIKVLQCHKPVHAEYLEKLKLGCSPTNGNSMVPTLPDNNSLYVTSAQTSGLPSSVR